CGCATTGAGAACGTATGTTACCACACGCCCCAGCAGTCAGGCTACCTACCTGAATTGGGTAATTAGTAGGGTCTGTTCTTTTCATCAGACTAGTTCCTCCAGCCTTCGCTGGGCACACGCTCAATCAGAGTAAATCCTTTCTTTGACATTTGACGTTTGATATTTGACATTTTATCTCCTCCTAGTGTATTAAAATATTAATTTGGAATATTGGTAAAAGCATACTTATTACTATAAACCCTACAATAGACCCCATAATAAGGATCATTGCAGGTTCCAGTAATGAAGTTAAGGTCTTTGTTGTTCTATCAACCTGGCGGGCATATGTATCAGATATTTTCAATAAAGACTTCTCTAATGCCCCACTTTCCTCTCCAACAGCAATCATGTTTGTTACAAAAACAGGAATCCACAGTCCTCTCCCAAGGCTGGCTGCAAGTTTATTGCCTTCTGAGACATCCTTAGCAGCTCTTTCTATCTCTCCAGATATAGCCCTATTAGTAATAGTGTTCTTTACTATGTTCAGAGACGCTAGGATCGGCACCCCATTTTCAAGTAGGGTTGCAAGAGTTCTGGAAAAACGGCTTACTTCAACCTTTTGAATAAGCTTACCGACCAGAGGAATTGCAAGCTTCCACCTGTCAATTACGAGACCTCCTTCTTTTGTATTCTTTAACCGTTTAAAAAGGATTATAATTAGGAATATAACCGCAACGGGCACCCACCAGAATTCAACAATGAAATTACTTGAAGATACTAAAATCTGGGTTGGTAAAGGCAGTCTTTGTCCCATATCTTCAAACATAACCACCAATTTAGGAATTACAAATGTCAAAAGCACTATAATCGTGCCTATTCCGGCAAAAAACATAAGTATAGGGTAGGTGAGAGCCGCTTTTATCTTTGATTTTATTTCCTCTTCGCTCTCATAAAAATCCGCAAGTCTCAATAGAACGCCCTCTAATATCCCCCCTGTCTCGCCGGAAGTAACCATATTAATATAAAGTGGAGAAAAGAGCTTTGGATATTCAGCTAAGGATTCAGATAAGCTCTTGCCATCCTTAATATCAGTGTATATTTCATCCAGAACGGCGCTGAGAAGCGTGTTGTCTGCCTGTTTAGATAATATGGCTATCGATTCCAGGAGAGGAACCCCAGCATCCAATAAATCTGATAATTGTCTGGTGAATAAACTAATATGCTTTAAACCGATACGCTGAAAAATTCCAAGGCTGGACTTAAAGCCTTTTTTCTCTTTACCTGCACCTATAGACAAGACAAAATAGCCCATTTTATCCAGTCTGCTTAATGCAATGTCCTGATTTTCTGCTTCAATGACTCCTGATATTACTTTTTCAGGACCATGTTTCGCTTTGTATGAGAAAACAGGCATAGCTATTTCTCCTCCTGCTGCGTTACTCGAAGAACTTCTTCAATAGTAGTAATTCCCTTACAAACCTTGTCCAATCCATCCTGACGCAGTGTCTTCATTCCCTGAGAAATAGCCTTGTCTCTGATTATATTAGCTGATACCCGCTTTACTATAAGCTCACGGATTTCATCATTAATTACCAGCATCTCATGTATTGCAGTCCTGCCTTTGAACCCTGTAAATCTACACTTCTCGCATCCTTTCCCCATGAATATTTTTGTTTCCTGTGGTATTTCTAAACTTTTTTTCTGTATAGCAGGATTTTTTACGATCTCTTTGCAATCCTCGCATATAACTCTCAGAAGTCTTTGCGCTATCACACACTCAAGAGACGATGCCAATAAATATGCCTCTATTCCCATGTCAAGAAGCCTTGTCATAGCTCCTGCAGCATCATTTGTATGCAGCGTAGAGAAAACCAGGTGTCCTGTAAGAGCTGTTCGTATTGTTGTTTCAGCCGTCTCAAAATCCCGTATCTCTCCTACCATCATAATGTCAGGATCATGACGAAGCATTGAACGCAGGCCTCTAGCAAACGTTAGATCTATTTTTGGTAACACTTGAATCTGAGAAATCCCCCTTAACTGATACTCAATTGGGTCTTCTATTGTAACTATTTTTTTTTCGCTATCGTTTATTTCACTCAAACATGCATATAACGTTGTAGTCTTTCCACTTCCTGTAGGCCCTGTCAGGAGAATTATTCCATGCGGCTTATGTATCACAGATTTCAAAATTTCGAGATGTCCTGGAGAAAGACCCAAGACATCCAATCCCAGAAAAACATTACTAGATAGTAACCTCATATTCACACTTTCCCCAAAAGGTGTTGGAAGAACTGATATTCTTAAATCCAGCTCAGCATTCCCTATCTTTACTTTTATCCTTCCATCCTGAGGCATACGTCTTTCAGCTATGTTTAGAGAGGCCATTATTTTTATTCTAGAAACCAGAGCCTCTCGAAAGTGCTTAACAGATTTAGGCACCTTTGCGTCATGCAGTATGCCATCAATACGGTATCTTATACGCAACTCGTCTTCATATGGTTCTATATGAATGTCTGTAGCTCTATCCCTGTATGCTTCTAAAAGTATCTGATTCACAAACTTTATTATAGAAGCATCTGTGGCTAGCTCTTCTATATTATCAACAGAAGTCTCCACCATTTTTATTGCCTCCGTTTGAGAGGATTGTTTCATCATTTCCTCTATAGTTTCAGCGCCAATGCCATAATATTTTTTTAA
The window above is part of the bacterium genome. Proteins encoded here:
- a CDS encoding type II secretion system F family protein, coding for MPVFSYKAKHGPEKVISGVIEAENQDIALSRLDKMGYFVLSIGAGKEKKGFKSSLGIFQRIGLKHISLFTRQLSDLLDAGVPLLESIAILSKQADNTLLSAVLDEIYTDIKDGKSLSESLAEYPKLFSPLYINMVTSGETGGILEGVLLRLADFYESEEEIKSKIKAALTYPILMFFAGIGTIIVLLTFVIPKLVVMFEDMGQRLPLPTQILVSSSNFIVEFWWVPVAVIFLIIILFKRLKNTKEGGLVIDRWKLAIPLVGKLIQKVEVSRFSRTLATLLENGVPILASLNIVKNTITNRAISGEIERAAKDVSEGNKLAASLGRGLWIPVFVTNMIAVGEESGALEKSLLKISDTYARQVDRTTKTLTSLLEPAMILIMGSIVGFIVISMLLPIFQINILIH
- the tadA gene encoding Flp pilus assembly complex ATPase component TadA, which translates into the protein MLFKENLRLGELLVANDIISDKQLELALSQHQKIGEFLGRTVVKMGIASEEEVLPLLSKKLKISYIQIQKLTIPPDVIKKVPAKFACHYELIPIKLEGKVLTVALTDPSNLEFIDDLTLLLGYKINPMLAGELDIMKGLKKYYGIGAETIEEMMKQSSQTEAIKMVETSVDNIEELATDASIIKFVNQILLEAYRDRATDIHIEPYEDELRIRYRIDGILHDAKVPKSVKHFREALVSRIKIMASLNIAERRMPQDGRIKVKIGNAELDLRISVLPTPFGESVNMRLLSSNVFLGLDVLGLSPGHLEILKSVIHKPHGIILLTGPTGSGKTTTLYACLSEINDSEKKIVTIEDPIEYQLRGISQIQVLPKIDLTFARGLRSMLRHDPDIMMVGEIRDFETAETTIRTALTGHLVFSTLHTNDAAGAMTRLLDMGIEAYLLASSLECVIAQRLLRVICEDCKEIVKNPAIQKKSLEIPQETKIFMGKGCEKCRFTGFKGRTAIHEMLVINDEIRELIVKRVSANIIRDKAISQGMKTLRQDGLDKVCKGITTIEEVLRVTQQEEK